The Brasilonema sennae CENA114 genome includes a region encoding these proteins:
- the ssuE gene encoding NADPH-dependent FMN reductase, translated as MPNIIAIAGSPSHPSRTYTLLEHSTKILQQEGFQTDIISVRDVPAEVLAYGRYDSPALEQPKGLIEKADGVIIGTPIYKAAYTGVLKAFLDLLPQRALSGKVVLPIATGGTLAHLLAIDYALKPVLSELKARFILGGVYAVDKQLQIQQDGSLQFDQEIDQRLKEALNEFAQSVKSLQPNVKELASAN; from the coding sequence ATGCCTAACATCATAGCAATTGCTGGCAGTCCATCTCATCCTTCCAGAACCTACACGCTTCTGGAACACTCCACTAAAATTTTGCAGCAAGAGGGCTTTCAAACGGATATTATCTCTGTTCGCGATGTCCCTGCTGAAGTTTTAGCCTATGGACGTTACGATAGCCCAGCTTTAGAACAACCAAAAGGACTCATAGAAAAGGCAGATGGTGTTATTATTGGCACTCCGATTTACAAAGCAGCCTACACGGGAGTTCTCAAAGCGTTTTTAGACTTGCTACCTCAAAGAGCGTTGTCAGGCAAAGTCGTGTTACCGATCGCCACTGGTGGGACTTTAGCTCATTTGTTGGCAATTGATTATGCCCTCAAACCCGTATTGTCAGAGTTAAAAGCACGATTCATCTTGGGCGGCGTTTATGCAGTAGACAAACAACTGCAAATACAACAAGATGGCAGTCTTCAATTTGATCAGGAAATTGATCAGAGATTGAAAGAAGCTCTGAATGAGTTTGCACAATCTGTCAAGAGTTTGCAACCCAATGTCAAAGAATTGGCTTCCGCAAATTAA
- a CDS encoding PstS family phosphate ABC transporter substrate-binding protein produces MLDRSQVIPTLLLVIAWSLTSCSSAEEKKRQVSIDGGLVGYPLHQAVAEEFKKVKSDAQISVAASGTGGGMSKFCSGQIDVVGASRPIKKEEITKCKKQGIEFVELPIALDGIAVIANRKNNFASCLSIKELNKIWSPKATNKVKNWNQVNSKFPNKPLRLYAPASDTGTFDYFTQAINKKGKASRTDYTATQNQNVLVNGIAGDDAALGYVGISYYLANRDKLQLVGVQTPEGKCETPDPPEKVANNIYKPLSRPLLIYVNKTNLDSKPAVKDFVSFYLDNSKKWVRQSGYVELTDEAYAKAKQRFVSEKTGSKFKDAKPGEPVTKYI; encoded by the coding sequence ATGCTAGATCGTAGTCAAGTTATTCCAACATTACTATTAGTTATTGCCTGGAGCCTGACTTCATGCAGCAGTGCTGAAGAGAAGAAGAGGCAGGTGAGTATCGATGGTGGACTTGTAGGTTATCCTCTCCATCAAGCAGTTGCGGAGGAATTTAAAAAGGTTAAAAGTGATGCCCAAATTAGTGTTGCAGCTAGTGGCACTGGTGGTGGGATGAGTAAGTTTTGTTCTGGTCAAATTGATGTTGTTGGTGCTTCACGCCCTATTAAGAAAGAAGAAATTACAAAATGTAAAAAGCAAGGTATTGAATTCGTAGAACTGCCGATTGCTCTTGATGGAATTGCTGTAATCGCCAACCGAAAAAATAACTTTGCTAGCTGCTTATCTATCAAGGAATTAAACAAGATTTGGAGTCCAAAAGCAACAAATAAAGTCAAAAACTGGAATCAAGTGAACTCCAAATTTCCCAACAAACCTTTGAGGCTTTATGCCCCTGCTTCTGATACTGGGACATTTGATTATTTCACACAAGCAATCAATAAAAAAGGCAAAGCTAGCCGTACAGACTACACTGCTACTCAGAATCAAAACGTTCTTGTGAATGGAATTGCAGGTGATGATGCTGCACTAGGATATGTGGGAATTTCTTATTACTTAGCAAACAGGGATAAGCTGCAACTGGTCGGTGTACAAACTCCTGAAGGAAAATGTGAAACGCCAGATCCCCCGGAAAAAGTTGCTAACAACATCTACAAACCTTTATCTCGTCCTCTGTTGATTTATGTTAACAAGACGAATTTAGACAGCAAGCCAGCAGTGAAGGATTTTGTTAGTTTCTACTTAGACAATTCCAAAAAGTGGGTGAGACAGTCTGGCTATGTTGAACTAACTGATGAGGCTTATGCTAAGGCTAAACAAAGATTTGTTTCTGAGAAAACGGGTTCTAAGTTCAAAGATGCAAAACCAGGCGAACCAGTAACAAAGTATATTTAA
- the pstC gene encoding phosphate ABC transporter permease subunit PstC: MQSGNYQNDFNQEPRRTLERQPSDDIQDKIVEVILFCCALVSILTTIGIVFIIFQVTFEFFQEVSFAQFFLDTQWTPLFAERHFGIWPLINGTFMTTAIAMSVAIPLGLCSAIYLSEYAQPKVAAILRPAVELLAGVPTVVYGYFALLFVTPLLRNILPLEIFNALSAGLMMGVMITPTVGSISLDAIQAVPRSLREGASALGLTKLEAIFRVVLPAALSGIIASIILGISRAVGETMTVLIAAGQQPRLTVNIMESVQTMTAYMAQISGGDSPRGSLNYKTLYAVGAVLFLITLALNIFSNWIAKRFKEKYE, from the coding sequence ATGCAGAGTGGTAATTATCAGAACGATTTCAATCAGGAACCGAGAAGAACGCTGGAAAGACAACCATCTGACGATATCCAAGACAAAATTGTCGAAGTGATTTTATTTTGCTGTGCTTTGGTTTCCATCCTGACGACGATTGGAATTGTCTTCATTATCTTTCAAGTGACATTTGAGTTTTTCCAAGAAGTTTCGTTTGCTCAGTTCTTTCTCGATACTCAGTGGACTCCTTTGTTTGCAGAGCGACATTTTGGAATTTGGCCCCTTATAAATGGCACTTTTATGACTACGGCGATCGCGATGTCTGTTGCCATTCCTCTGGGTTTATGTTCTGCCATCTACTTGAGCGAATATGCCCAACCTAAAGTAGCAGCAATTTTACGTCCAGCAGTAGAATTACTAGCAGGAGTGCCTACAGTTGTTTACGGTTACTTTGCACTTTTATTTGTCACACCGTTGCTGCGCAATATTCTTCCACTGGAAATCTTCAACGCTTTGAGTGCTGGTTTGATGATGGGAGTAATGATTACCCCCACTGTTGGCTCTATTAGTCTGGATGCTATACAAGCTGTGCCACGCTCTTTGCGAGAAGGAGCTTCTGCATTGGGATTAACTAAACTCGAAGCTATATTTCGAGTTGTTCTGCCTGCTGCTCTTTCTGGAATTATCGCCTCGATTATTTTGGGAATTTCTCGAGCTGTTGGTGAAACAATGACTGTGCTCATAGCCGCAGGACAACAACCAAGACTGACTGTTAATATCATGGAGTCAGTACAAACAATGACAGCTTACATGGCTCAGATTTCTGGTGGAGATAGTCCTCGTGGCAGTCTCAACTACAAGACTTTGTACGCTGTGGGAGCAGTTCTATTTTTGATAACTTTGGCTTTAAATATTTTTAGTAATTGGATTGCTAAACGCTTCAAAGAAAAATACGAGTAA
- the pstA gene encoding phosphate ABC transporter permease PstA — protein MASSINSDNFQQESEDFTDNIDNREKLGKFFEVIFLLGLLIGLFVLALLVFDICKDGLVRFFTPGFITETPSRFPNQGGILPAIVSSLMLGLITILVSVPIGVGAALYLEEYAPKNWWADLIEINISNLAGVPSIVYGLLGLGVFNYFLGFGSALISGGLTLSLLSLPVIIVTAREAIRAVPDSLRNASYGLGITKWQTISNHVLPYAIPGILTGVIISVSRAIGDAACLIVVGAVSFLTFSPGLFQRFMALPIQIYSYISRPEPGFSNAAAATILVLLLLILALNGVAIFIRQRYSLSK, from the coding sequence ATGGCTAGTTCGATTAACTCCGACAATTTTCAACAAGAAAGTGAAGATTTTACCGACAATATAGACAATAGAGAAAAACTTGGAAAATTTTTTGAAGTCATTTTTTTACTTGGATTGCTCATTGGTTTGTTTGTCCTGGCACTCCTGGTTTTTGACATTTGTAAAGACGGATTAGTTAGATTTTTTACACCTGGTTTTATAACGGAAACACCTTCCCGTTTTCCTAATCAAGGTGGCATCCTTCCTGCTATTGTCAGCAGCCTTATGTTAGGACTCATCACCATTTTGGTTTCTGTACCAATCGGCGTAGGAGCAGCTTTGTATCTCGAAGAATATGCACCAAAAAACTGGTGGGCTGATCTGATTGAGATTAACATTAGCAATCTCGCTGGAGTCCCTTCTATTGTCTATGGCTTACTGGGTTTAGGAGTTTTCAATTATTTTTTGGGTTTCGGTTCAGCTTTGATTTCTGGAGGACTAACTTTGTCCTTACTGTCTTTACCAGTGATTATTGTGACAGCCAGAGAAGCAATTCGAGCGGTTCCAGATTCTCTAAGAAATGCTTCTTACGGCTTAGGCATAACCAAGTGGCAAACCATCAGTAATCATGTTTTACCTTATGCCATCCCTGGTATTCTCACAGGAGTGATTATTTCAGTCTCTCGTGCCATTGGTGATGCAGCGTGTCTGATTGTAGTTGGTGCTGTTAGTTTCTTAACATTCAGCCCTGGTTTGTTTCAGCGATTCATGGCATTGCCCATCCAAATTTACTCCTACATCTCTCGTCCAGAGCCAGGTTTTTCCAATGCAGCAGCAGCGACAATTCTTGTCTTGCTTCTTTTAATTTTGGCTCTGAATGGCGTGGCGATTTTCATTAGACAACGCTACTCGCTATCTAAATAA
- the pstB gene encoding phosphate ABC transporter ATP-binding protein PstB has translation MTYNNAKGKLSSATQSEHDSTVFNVEGIKVYYNGLIALQDVYIEIPEKKIVAFIGPSGCGKSTLLRCFNRMNDLIPGAKVEGRLHYRNKNIYDPKINSVKLRRQVGMVFQRPNPFPKSIYENISFAPRTNGYKGNIDELVEQSLRQAALWNEVKDKLKDKGTALSGGQQQRLCIARAIAMKPDVLLMDEPCSALDPISTRQVEELCLQLKEQYTIIMVTHNMQQASRVADWTAFFNTEISEHGKRRGRLVEFSPTEEMFSTPTTQEAAEYISGRFG, from the coding sequence ATGACTTATAACAACGCCAAAGGGAAATTAAGTAGCGCCACCCAAAGTGAACATGACAGTACGGTTTTCAATGTTGAAGGGATTAAAGTTTACTACAATGGATTGATCGCGCTTCAGGATGTTTATATAGAAATCCCTGAGAAGAAAATTGTTGCTTTTATTGGACCTTCAGGCTGTGGCAAAAGTACCCTGTTACGCTGCTTTAATCGTATGAACGATTTAATTCCAGGAGCGAAGGTTGAAGGTCGGCTGCATTACCGCAATAAGAATATTTATGATCCTAAAATTAATTCTGTGAAATTGCGGCGTCAAGTAGGAATGGTTTTCCAAAGACCAAATCCTTTTCCAAAATCTATTTACGAAAACATCTCGTTTGCACCACGTACAAACGGTTATAAAGGTAATATTGATGAACTCGTAGAGCAATCATTACGACAAGCTGCTCTTTGGAATGAGGTGAAAGACAAACTCAAGGACAAAGGTACAGCATTATCTGGAGGACAACAGCAACGTCTTTGCATTGCAAGGGCGATCGCCATGAAGCCAGATGTCCTATTGATGGATGAACCTTGCTCTGCATTAGACCCTATTTCCACTCGTCAAGTTGAAGAACTTTGCCTGCAACTCAAAGAGCAATACACCATCATCATGGTAACCCACAATATGCAGCAGGCTTCGCGAGTTGCAGACTGGACTGCTTTCTTCAACACCGAAATCAGCGAGCATGGTAAACGCAGAGGAAGATTAGTCGAATTCAGTCCTACCGAAGAAATGTTTAGCACTCCTACAACTCAGGAAGCTGCAGAGTATATTAGCGGACGTTTCGGTTAA
- a CDS encoding NAD(P)/FAD-dependent oxidoreductase, with protein MLGHVSHCDVLIIGSGPAGSAAAIASAQKGLRVVLIEREQFPRYHPGETLHPGVEPLLKQLGVIEPVLAAGFLRHTGNWVQWEAERHFVPFGEDNSGAWLGFQAWRADFDTILLNQAKALGVEVLQPCQALHVLVDEDKVVGVETSLGIFRASKVVDATGSHHWLARQLELQINYHSPRRIVYYGYASGECPIRDDAPAIVADSGGWTWTARVQPQLYQWTRLWLVDQKIPKDWLPDEFHGLKTHGKMQAADVTWRIVSQPAGSGYFMVGDAAMVLDPASSHGVLKAIMSGIMAGHLIAGEFLGSLNATQAIGHYCQWIYDWFEHDVEKLSKLYAMLP; from the coding sequence ATGCTTGGACACGTGTCTCATTGTGATGTACTGATTATAGGTAGCGGACCTGCAGGGTCTGCTGCTGCGATTGCATCGGCTCAAAAAGGTTTACGAGTTGTCCTGATTGAGCGGGAGCAATTTCCACGTTACCACCCCGGTGAAACTCTACACCCAGGTGTAGAGCCGCTTTTGAAGCAGTTAGGCGTGATCGAGCCAGTGCTAGCTGCTGGCTTTCTACGCCACACTGGAAACTGGGTGCAGTGGGAAGCCGAGAGGCATTTTGTCCCCTTTGGAGAAGATAATTCGGGCGCATGGCTGGGATTTCAAGCCTGGAGAGCCGATTTTGATACAATTTTGCTGAATCAAGCCAAAGCTTTGGGTGTTGAGGTTTTGCAGCCATGCCAAGCTTTGCATGTACTTGTGGATGAGGATAAAGTCGTTGGTGTTGAGACAAGCCTAGGAATTTTCAGGGCATCTAAAGTTGTTGATGCAACAGGAAGTCATCATTGGTTAGCTCGACAATTAGAACTGCAAATCAACTATCATTCTCCGCGTAGGATTGTATACTATGGCTATGCTTCTGGAGAATGTCCAATCCGGGATGATGCTCCAGCGATAGTTGCAGACTCTGGTGGGTGGACGTGGACTGCAAGAGTGCAACCTCAACTTTACCAGTGGACGCGTCTATGGTTAGTTGATCAGAAAATCCCAAAAGACTGGCTCCCGGATGAATTCCACGGACTCAAGACTCATGGGAAAATGCAGGCGGCTGATGTCACTTGGCGGATTGTTTCCCAGCCTGCGGGTTCTGGTTACTTCATGGTTGGGGATGCGGCGATGGTTCTTGATCCCGCATCCAGTCATGGGGTGCTCAAAGCAATCATGTCTGGGATCATGGCAGGGCATTTGATTGCAGGGGAATTCTTGGGTAGTCTTAACGCTACACAAGCAATTGGGCACTATTGCCAGTGGATTTATGATTGGTTTGAGCACGATGTAGAGAAGCTGAGCAAGCTTTATGCCATGCTGCCATAG